The Geothrix sp. genome window below encodes:
- a CDS encoding cation transporter codes for MNSGPNQVDWRRRALWLSALTIGYNLAEGLVSMAFGWADDSVALFGFGADSFIEVASALLVLWKLLDHGNLERERKATRSIGWLFLALALGIAGGALLQLTTRVHPPTTLPGLVISALSLTFMVFLWRAKLRVARALDSATVEADAACSLACIQLSVVLFAGSLLFLLLPALWWVDAAAALGLALLIGKEGLGMIRAARSAAFTGGCGCGH; via the coding sequence GTGAATTCGGGCCCGAACCAGGTGGACTGGCGCCGCCGGGCCCTTTGGCTCTCCGCCCTGACCATCGGGTACAACCTGGCGGAAGGACTCGTCTCCATGGCCTTCGGCTGGGCGGACGATTCGGTGGCCCTCTTCGGCTTCGGCGCCGACAGCTTCATCGAGGTGGCCTCAGCCCTGCTGGTGCTGTGGAAGCTACTGGATCACGGCAACCTTGAGCGTGAGCGCAAGGCCACCCGGAGCATCGGCTGGCTGTTCCTGGCCCTGGCCCTGGGCATCGCCGGAGGGGCCCTCCTCCAGCTCACGACCCGCGTCCATCCACCCACCACCCTGCCGGGCCTGGTCATCTCGGCCCTGTCCCTGACCTTCATGGTCTTCCTGTGGCGCGCGAAGCTCCGGGTGGCCCGGGCCCTGGACAGCGCCACCGTGGAGGCCGATGCGGCCTGCAGCCTGGCCTGCATCCAGCTGTCCGTGGTCCTCTTCGCCGGCAGCCTGCTGTTCCTGCTCCTGCCCGCCCTCTGGTGGGTGGATGCCGCCGCGGCGCTGGGCCTGGCGCTGCTCATCGGGAAGGAGGGCCTCGGCATGATCCGCGCGGCCCGGAGCGCGGCCTTCACCGGCGGCTGCGGTTGCGGGCACTGA
- a CDS encoding DUF190 domain-containing protein, which yields MRGTYLIFYVQEDRTRHGILVYEWLLKHARGLGLKGGSAVKAIAGFGRHGLIHADHFIELAGDLPVEVSFMASDEEADRLLASIEREGLSVFYVRIPAECGVLNPEAHP from the coding sequence ATGAGAGGCACCTATCTGATCTTCTATGTCCAGGAGGACCGCACCCGGCACGGGATCCTGGTCTACGAGTGGCTGTTGAAGCACGCCCGCGGGCTGGGGCTGAAGGGGGGCTCGGCCGTGAAGGCCATCGCCGGGTTCGGCCGCCACGGCCTCATCCACGCGGACCACTTCATCGAGCTGGCGGGGGACCTGCCGGTGGAAGTCTCGTTCATGGCCTCGGACGAGGAGGCGGACCGCCTGCTGGCCTCCATCGAGCGCGAGGGCCTCTCCGTGTTCTATGTCCGGATTCCGGCCGAGTGCGGCGTGCTCAATCCAGAGGCCCATCCGTAG
- the crcB gene encoding fluoride efflux transporter CrcB, whose product MGVHSFLAVGVGAALGAWLRWGLGALLNPLVPSLPLGTVAANLLGGYLVGVAVAVFAQHPGLAPEARLLIITGFLGGLTTFSTFSAEAVHLLTRGEYAWAAGHMAIHLAGSLSMTLLGLLTVKVFVKA is encoded by the coding sequence ATGGGCGTTCATTCTTTTCTCGCGGTCGGCGTGGGCGCGGCGCTCGGGGCTTGGCTGCGCTGGGGCCTTGGCGCGCTGCTGAATCCCCTGGTGCCGAGCCTTCCCCTGGGTACGGTGGCGGCGAACCTGCTGGGGGGCTACCTTGTGGGCGTGGCCGTCGCCGTGTTCGCCCAGCACCCGGGCTTGGCGCCCGAAGCAAGGCTCCTCATCATCACGGGGTTTCTGGGGGGGCTCACCACCTTCTCGACCTTTTCCGCCGAGGCGGTGCACCTCCTGACCCGCGGAGAATACGCCTGGGCTGCCGGCCACATGGCGATCCACCTGGCGGGTTCCCTGTCCATGACGCTGCTGGGCCTGCTGACGGTCAAGGTCTTCGTGAAAGCCTGA
- a CDS encoding divergent polysaccharide deacetylase family protein, translating into MARGKGKRTSTLALVAWGAFTLLLGLGVGLLLGQQGCGKREAPAKREAPKPEPKKPEKKSAEPKVTPAPEATKPPSPEPARPLPVLALVIDDLGYVQPELVTRLCSLPVAFSVAVLPYQEHTRVSADIAYRLGKEVMLHLPMEPIGYPGPSRDPGPNAILYNLPEAEVRRRVRMALEEVPHRVGVNNHMGSRITPDRLRMGWVLQEIKARKYFFVDSRTEKDSVAFDVAEKLGIPTVQRRVFLDDDKAFPEMEKQWDRAIKLAEKDGSVLIIGHIYPETVEALEKLVARSKGLVRFVKAGDLAK; encoded by the coding sequence TTGGCCCGAGGGAAGGGGAAGCGCACCTCCACCCTGGCCCTGGTGGCCTGGGGGGCCTTCACGCTGCTGCTGGGCCTGGGCGTGGGCCTGTTGCTGGGCCAGCAGGGGTGCGGCAAGCGGGAGGCCCCGGCCAAGCGGGAGGCCCCGAAGCCCGAGCCCAAAAAGCCCGAGAAGAAAAGTGCCGAGCCCAAGGTGACCCCCGCCCCGGAAGCCACCAAGCCCCCGAGCCCGGAGCCTGCGCGCCCCCTGCCGGTGCTGGCCCTGGTGATCGACGACCTCGGCTATGTGCAGCCGGAACTGGTGACGCGGCTGTGCAGCCTGCCCGTGGCCTTCAGCGTGGCGGTCCTGCCCTACCAGGAGCACACGCGGGTGAGCGCCGACATCGCCTATCGCCTGGGCAAAGAGGTGATGCTGCATCTGCCCATGGAGCCCATCGGCTACCCCGGCCCCAGCCGTGATCCCGGGCCCAACGCCATCCTCTACAACCTGCCCGAAGCGGAGGTCCGCCGCCGGGTGCGCATGGCCCTGGAGGAAGTCCCCCACCGCGTGGGCGTGAACAACCACATGGGCAGCCGCATCACGCCGGACCGCCTGCGCATGGGCTGGGTGCTCCAGGAGATCAAGGCCCGGAAGTATTTCTTCGTGGACAGCCGCACGGAGAAGGACAGCGTGGCCTTCGATGTGGCGGAGAAGCTGGGCATCCCCACGGTCCAGCGGCGCGTCTTCCTGGATGACGACAAGGCCTTCCCCGAGATGGAGAAACAGTGGGACCGGGCCATCAAGCTGGCGGAGAAGGACGGCTCAGTCCTCATCATCGGCCACATCTACCCCGAGACCGTGGAGGCCCTCGAGAAACTCGTGGCGCGCAGCAAGGGGCTGGTGCGCTTCGTGAAGGCAGGCGACCTGGCCAAGTGA
- a CDS encoding S41 family peptidase yields the protein MHARTWLSVFSLPLVTAFTLPVLQQGTPPKVVAKPGGRPVPQDPLAGLSDIQDVLALVQQNYVDAPDMEKVVSGGVQAVLERSHPLNAYLSAEDLRLPDPGPAEAGLTVMKRGNLYATVLAVVPGGPAAKAGIQAGDVIRKVDGDSVGRLSSWALERRLRGEEGSTLDLYRYSNATGDLAKTTLHRQRLAAAPAILKQGAGATLLTLPDLAPGRAEELKKLLASVDRSQTLVLDLRQCAKGSMEEAAAVAGLLGAKETFGTLQEAGKPDRPVAVVGSGAPFARLALLMGRSTLGASEALAACLKKGGAKAFGEKTLGLGVERSRFPLKQGGAVELVSRRWLGAGGEKLDRQGVAPDQVLRLADADDALAKVLTALQAPPPAAKPVAKAS from the coding sequence ATGCACGCCCGCACCTGGCTCTCCGTCTTCTCGCTTCCCCTCGTGACTGCGTTCACCTTGCCGGTGCTCCAGCAGGGCACGCCGCCCAAGGTGGTGGCCAAGCCCGGGGGCAGGCCCGTGCCGCAGGATCCGCTCGCGGGCCTGTCCGATATCCAGGATGTGCTGGCCCTGGTGCAGCAGAACTATGTGGATGCCCCGGACATGGAGAAGGTCGTCTCCGGCGGTGTCCAGGCCGTGCTCGAGCGATCCCACCCTTTGAATGCCTACTTGTCGGCGGAGGATCTGCGCCTGCCGGATCCCGGCCCCGCCGAGGCCGGGCTCACAGTGATGAAGCGCGGCAACCTCTATGCCACGGTGTTGGCGGTGGTGCCTGGCGGACCCGCGGCCAAGGCTGGCATCCAGGCGGGAGATGTGATCCGCAAGGTCGATGGGGATTCGGTGGGCCGACTCAGTTCTTGGGCGCTGGAACGCCGCCTGCGTGGCGAGGAGGGCTCGACGCTGGATCTCTACCGCTATTCCAACGCCACGGGCGACCTGGCCAAGACCACGCTCCATCGGCAGCGCCTCGCAGCGGCCCCCGCGATCCTCAAGCAGGGCGCCGGCGCGACGCTGCTGACCCTGCCCGACCTGGCTCCCGGTCGCGCCGAAGAGCTGAAGAAACTCCTGGCTTCCGTGGACCGCAGCCAGACGCTGGTGCTGGACCTGCGCCAGTGCGCCAAGGGATCGATGGAAGAAGCGGCGGCCGTGGCCGGCCTCCTGGGGGCCAAGGAGACCTTCGGCACCCTCCAGGAGGCCGGTAAGCCCGATCGTCCGGTGGCGGTGGTCGGCTCCGGCGCGCCCTTCGCGCGCCTGGCGCTGCTGATGGGCCGCTCCACGCTCGGTGCCTCCGAGGCCCTCGCCGCATGCCTGAAGAAGGGCGGTGCGAAGGCTTTCGGCGAGAAGACCCTGGGCCTGGGCGTCGAGCGGAGCCGTTTCCCACTGAAGCAGGGCGGGGCCGTGGAACTGGTCTCCCGCCGCTGGCTCGGCGCGGGCGGTGAAAAGCTCGATCGCCAGGGCGTGGCGCCGGATCAGGTGCTGCGGCTCGCCGATGCGGACGATGCGCTGGCCAAGGTGCTGACCGCCCTCCAGGCGCCGCCGCCCGCTGCCAAGCCCGTCGCGAAGGCCTCCTAG
- a CDS encoding flagellar basal body rod C-terminal domain-containing protein yields MDGFGIALSGLRAASAGLAVQANNVANIQSDGFRAKRVAFVAEPGGGVRVQGAPEDQAPGVPGASNVDLASEAVQGMGFDLMYKANLKVLKAEDERLKATLDLKA; encoded by the coding sequence ATGGATGGATTTGGCATCGCCCTCTCGGGACTGCGCGCGGCCAGCGCGGGGTTGGCCGTGCAGGCGAACAATGTGGCCAACATCCAGTCCGATGGCTTCCGGGCGAAACGGGTGGCCTTCGTGGCCGAACCCGGTGGCGGCGTCCGGGTGCAGGGCGCGCCCGAGGATCAGGCCCCGGGAGTCCCCGGCGCCTCGAATGTGGATCTGGCCTCGGAAGCGGTGCAGGGCATGGGCTTCGACCTCATGTACAAGGCCAACCTCAAGGTCCTGAAAGCCGAAGACGAGCGCCTGAAGGCCACCCTCGATCTGAAGGCGTAG
- a CDS encoding D-alanine--D-alanine ligase family protein — protein MSEKLSVGLLFGGESPEHEVSIVTARAIAEHLDSVRFQVRPMGIARNGVWAVLGDPFARLAAGELPERSDHPFLPLEKGAEASPLPDVFFNALHGAGGEDGQIQGYLELLHRPYTGAGLLAMAAGMDKWITKRLWESEGLPVVPYVGLTEERWQREAAVCLAECAKLGLPLFVKPANLGSSIGVEKVKRAEDLPAALDRAFTFDRRVLVEQGLDVREIEVAVLGGDEPQVSQPGEVIVADEFYTFEDKYLHGKSRTEIPANIPEELADLVRKLAARAFAASDGYGMARVDFFLERLTGRVFLNELNFIPGFTSISMYPKMMAASGVPYADLLTRLIDLALARHAQIVVKQKGFQSGSDWFRGAQG, from the coding sequence ATGAGCGAGAAACTGAGCGTCGGCCTTCTCTTCGGCGGGGAATCCCCCGAACACGAAGTCTCCATCGTCACGGCCCGGGCCATCGCCGAACACCTGGATTCGGTGCGGTTCCAGGTGCGGCCCATGGGCATCGCCCGCAATGGCGTGTGGGCCGTCCTCGGCGATCCCTTTGCTCGGCTGGCGGCGGGCGAGCTGCCGGAGCGGAGCGACCACCCCTTCCTGCCCTTGGAGAAAGGCGCGGAGGCCTCGCCGCTGCCGGATGTCTTCTTCAATGCCCTGCACGGCGCGGGAGGCGAGGATGGCCAGATCCAGGGCTACCTGGAGCTGCTGCACCGGCCCTACACGGGGGCGGGGCTGCTGGCGATGGCCGCAGGCATGGACAAGTGGATCACCAAGCGCCTCTGGGAATCGGAAGGCCTGCCCGTGGTGCCCTATGTGGGGCTCACGGAGGAGCGGTGGCAGCGCGAAGCCGCGGTCTGCCTCGCGGAATGCGCCAAACTCGGCCTGCCCCTCTTCGTGAAGCCTGCCAACCTGGGCAGCAGCATCGGCGTGGAGAAGGTGAAGCGCGCCGAAGACCTGCCGGCGGCCCTGGATCGGGCCTTCACCTTCGATCGCCGGGTGCTGGTGGAGCAGGGGCTGGATGTCCGCGAGATCGAGGTGGCGGTGCTGGGGGGCGACGAGCCCCAGGTATCGCAGCCGGGCGAAGTGATCGTGGCCGACGAGTTCTACACCTTCGAGGACAAGTACCTCCACGGCAAGAGCCGCACGGAGATCCCCGCGAACATCCCCGAGGAACTGGCCGACCTGGTGCGCAAGCTGGCGGCCAGGGCTTTCGCGGCCTCGGATGGCTACGGCATGGCGCGGGTGGATTTCTTCCTGGAGCGGCTCACGGGGCGGGTCTTCCTCAACGAGCTGAACTTCATCCCGGGGTTCACCAGCATCTCCATGTATCCCAAGATGATGGCGGCCAGCGGCGTGCCCTATGCGGACCTGCTGACCCGGCTCATCGACCTGGCTCTGGCCCGGCACGCCCAGATCGTGGTCAAGCAGAAGGGGTTCCAGTCCGGCAGCGACTGGTTCCGGGGCGCTCAAGGTTAG
- a CDS encoding DUF438 domain-containing protein — translation MSELLNNREHRIATLKEVILHLHRGEAPEQVKGRLAQLVGEVDASEIAAMEQSLMADGMSPEEVKSMCDLHAEVLQDTVTQPKAQALPAGHPVDTFRRENRAVESAIGTAREQVAALESVADQAYPTTERLAVLGAFNALMDVDKHYQRKEHLVFSVLERHGNTGPSKVMWAKDDEVRDLLKGAIEVLREESLSGAELKILVPTVLRPALAALESMIYKEETILLPMCLGLFTEEEWGEVWRDSPRYGWCLVEPAAGYAPPVATLPEDPIHLPEASAVAFPSGSLSFQQLIGIFSSLPVDITFVDANDRVAFFSEGPDRVFARSRTILGREVKHCHPPKSVDVVERILSDFKAGRQTVAEFWIQMQGKFIHIRYFAVRDEAGAYLGTLEVTQDLTRLRALEGDRRLLEYDAPAQA, via the coding sequence ATGAGCGAACTCCTCAACAACCGGGAACACCGGATCGCCACCCTCAAGGAGGTCATCCTCCACCTGCACCGGGGTGAGGCGCCCGAGCAGGTGAAGGGGCGCCTCGCCCAGCTGGTGGGTGAGGTGGATGCCAGTGAGATCGCCGCCATGGAGCAGTCCCTCATGGCCGACGGCATGAGCCCCGAGGAGGTGAAGTCCATGTGCGACCTCCACGCGGAGGTGCTCCAGGACACCGTGACGCAGCCCAAGGCCCAGGCGCTGCCTGCGGGGCATCCCGTGGACACCTTCCGCCGGGAGAACCGGGCTGTGGAAAGCGCCATCGGCACCGCCCGGGAGCAGGTTGCGGCCCTGGAGTCCGTGGCGGACCAGGCCTACCCGACCACCGAGCGACTGGCCGTGCTGGGGGCCTTCAACGCCCTCATGGATGTGGACAAGCACTACCAGCGCAAGGAGCACCTGGTCTTCTCCGTCCTGGAGCGCCACGGCAACACCGGCCCTTCCAAGGTCATGTGGGCCAAGGACGACGAGGTGCGCGACCTCCTCAAAGGGGCCATCGAAGTGCTGCGGGAGGAGAGCCTCAGCGGCGCTGAGTTGAAGATCCTCGTCCCCACGGTGCTGCGTCCCGCCCTGGCCGCGCTGGAATCCATGATCTACAAGGAGGAGACCATCCTGCTGCCCATGTGCCTGGGCCTCTTCACCGAGGAGGAATGGGGCGAGGTCTGGCGGGACAGCCCGCGCTATGGCTGGTGCCTGGTGGAGCCCGCCGCGGGCTACGCGCCGCCCGTAGCCACCCTCCCCGAGGATCCCATCCACCTGCCCGAGGCCTCGGCCGTGGCCTTCCCCAGCGGCTCCCTCAGCTTCCAGCAGCTCATCGGCATCTTCTCCTCGCTGCCCGTGGACATCACCTTCGTGGACGCGAACGACCGCGTGGCCTTCTTCAGCGAGGGGCCCGACCGGGTCTTCGCCCGCAGCCGCACCATCCTGGGCCGCGAAGTGAAGCACTGCCACCCACCCAAGAGCGTGGATGTGGTGGAGCGCATCCTCAGCGACTTCAAGGCTGGCCGCCAGACCGTGGCGGAATTCTGGATCCAGATGCAGGGAAAGTTCATCCACATCCGCTACTTCGCTGTGCGCGACGAGGCCGGGGCCTACCTGGGCACCCTCGAGGTGACCCAGGACCTCACGCGCCTGCGGGCCCTGGAGGGGGATCGCCGCCTGCTCGAATACGACGCCCCGGCCCAGGCCTGA
- a CDS encoding DUF1858 domain-containing protein, with product MNITPETKIGAFLEAHPELQEALIARVPEFAKLRNPILRRTVAKLATVEQAARVAGLPTAELVRFLRELTGETTATPGRADEIPVEDPRPEWAQPASVRSTLDADGLLAAGEHPLARTRRALLTLAPGEALQLLSPFRPEPLLEQFRQEGLPCWCEAEGMGRFRTWILKR from the coding sequence ATGAACATCACGCCCGAAACGAAGATCGGCGCCTTCCTTGAGGCCCACCCCGAGCTGCAGGAGGCCCTCATCGCGCGGGTTCCCGAGTTCGCCAAGCTGCGGAACCCCATCCTCCGCAGGACGGTGGCGAAGCTGGCCACCGTGGAGCAGGCGGCCCGCGTCGCGGGCCTCCCCACCGCGGAGCTCGTGCGCTTCCTCCGGGAGCTGACCGGCGAAACCACAGCAACCCCCGGCCGGGCCGACGAGATCCCGGTTGAGGATCCCCGGCCCGAGTGGGCGCAACCTGCCTCCGTGCGCTCCACCCTGGATGCCGATGGGTTGCTGGCGGCGGGCGAGCACCCTCTGGCCCGCACCCGCCGGGCCCTGCTGACCCTGGCGCCCGGCGAGGCGCTGCAGCTCCTGAGCCCCTTCCGCCCGGAACCCCTGCTGGAGCAGTTCCGACAGGAGGGCCTTCCCTGCTGGTGCGAGGCCGAGGGCATGGGCCGCTTCCGCACCTGGATCCTCAAACGCTGA
- the coaD gene encoding pantetheine-phosphate adenylyltransferase, translated as MRSAIYPGSFDPVTLGHWDLIQRAAKLVDRLVVAVLHNPAKSPAFSVDERVAMLKELTATLPQVEVTTFHGLLVDFAKAQNAQFIIRGVRAFSDFEYEFQMALMNRKLAPELETVFLMPKEKYSAVSSRFVREIGSMGGNLSELVPEILRTRISERLLKG; from the coding sequence GTGCGGTCGGCCATTTATCCAGGCTCCTTTGATCCCGTGACCCTCGGTCACTGGGACCTCATCCAGCGGGCGGCGAAGCTCGTGGACCGGCTCGTGGTGGCCGTCCTCCACAACCCCGCCAAGTCCCCCGCCTTCAGCGTGGATGAACGGGTCGCCATGCTGAAGGAACTCACGGCCACCCTGCCCCAGGTGGAAGTGACCACCTTCCATGGCCTGCTGGTGGACTTCGCCAAGGCGCAGAACGCCCAGTTCATCATCCGGGGCGTGAGGGCCTTCAGCGATTTCGAATACGAGTTCCAGATGGCTCTCATGAATCGGAAGCTGGCCCCGGAGCTGGAGACCGTCTTCCTCATGCCCAAGGAAAAGTACAGCGCCGTGAGCAGCCGCTTCGTCCGTGAGATCGGCAGCATGGGCGGCAACTTGTCGGAACTGGTGCCCGAGATCCTGCGGACCCGCATCTCGGAGCGGCTCCTCAAGGGGTAG
- a CDS encoding OmcA/MtrC family decaheme c-type cytochrome → MKPVTRKGFWGLAVAVSLTLAIAGCRGSAGQNGLNGTNGTNGTNGSDGSNGAPGAGYAIDATTYTPDEWGALTLKATVTSMQISSPPVVTFTVTDGHNVPVKGLGFKSQASSAAFASYANMAFGLAKLVPGANGSPSIWVNYIVTANPTAAAPATWVPTRPTTDNIGTLVDNGDGSYRYTFRRDITQTQALLDAATYTGANIKADLGDVSYNPNLTHRLTVFVGGTARGTGTNTPDAFNSGVVSVPILNPANAAYDFIPATGAAVTAANEQREIVDVSSCFSCHAKFEFHGSGRQDTRYCVICHNDQRKYGRAEATVTAITVSGETGKLNGHASGDFPSFIHRIHMGEELTKTGYAYGGIGFNEVTYPQDHRNCVKCHSASATTPQGDNWFNNPSRFACGGCHDRVDWTTGANHAGGAATSDVNCSSCHGAAGVKLNHLPVVPPDPANIWNTGGTNNNTNASFVGAFLNNLPPGASKVTWDLKSVTLNAAAKPVFTFRFLKDGAPVVFNTYAAGSVTEMMDNFVGGPSFYIAFSVPQDGIANPADWNATASTYLKNIWRGDNLDMGGAALAASAQGTLSATPDASGYYTLTMTGVNIPTSAGMVTGGIGYTYALTLTQPLTQTNVPGYPYIPRVAGSPGTGQGGLSVPAPNVSKVISGTLPAGFPLNAGSTTTGPANTARRTIVANAKCLDCHGAMGVFTTKAFHAGQRNDPQTCEFCHNGQRVNNGWGVNMKDFVHAIHGAGKRQAKFSWEASAGDTYWKTTYPGVLNNCEACHLPGTYDFGLSTNAGELPDLLWTTVATGTVPTPVNVVVTGSEPIPGVYWSPYAAAFGSGFAFGTGFSYNANTGATTAAAGTTLVNSPYVAACSNCHDSSLAIAHMQTNGGTFYGSRASVTAGGKFVRQEQCFLCHSAGKIADVRVVHMTFK, encoded by the coding sequence ATGAAACCCGTCACACGCAAGGGGTTCTGGGGTCTGGCCGTGGCGGTCTCCCTCACCCTGGCGATCGCCGGATGCAGGGGATCGGCCGGACAGAACGGCCTCAACGGAACGAACGGGACCAATGGCACCAACGGGTCCGACGGTTCCAACGGCGCGCCGGGCGCGGGATACGCCATCGATGCCACCACCTACACGCCCGACGAGTGGGGCGCCCTGACCCTCAAGGCCACGGTCACCAGCATGCAGATCAGCTCTCCGCCGGTGGTGACCTTCACCGTCACCGACGGCCACAATGTGCCGGTCAAGGGCCTCGGGTTCAAGAGCCAGGCCTCCTCGGCGGCCTTCGCCAGCTATGCCAACATGGCCTTCGGGCTCGCCAAGCTGGTGCCCGGCGCCAATGGAAGCCCGAGCATCTGGGTCAATTACATCGTGACTGCCAACCCGACGGCCGCGGCGCCCGCGACCTGGGTTCCCACCCGGCCCACCACGGACAACATCGGAACCCTGGTCGACAATGGCGACGGCTCCTACCGCTACACCTTCCGCCGGGACATCACCCAGACCCAGGCCCTGCTGGATGCCGCGACCTACACAGGCGCCAACATCAAGGCCGACCTGGGCGATGTGAGTTACAACCCCAACCTGACGCACCGCCTGACCGTATTCGTCGGCGGTACCGCTCGTGGCACGGGCACCAACACCCCGGATGCCTTCAACAGCGGTGTCGTTTCGGTACCCATCCTGAATCCGGCCAACGCAGCCTATGACTTCATCCCCGCCACGGGTGCCGCGGTCACGGCCGCCAACGAGCAGCGGGAGATCGTCGATGTGTCGTCCTGCTTCAGCTGCCATGCCAAGTTCGAGTTCCACGGCAGCGGTCGCCAGGACACCCGCTACTGCGTGATCTGCCACAACGATCAGCGCAAGTACGGGCGGGCCGAAGCCACGGTGACCGCCATCACGGTGTCCGGCGAGACGGGCAAGCTCAACGGCCACGCATCGGGCGACTTCCCCTCCTTCATCCACCGGATCCACATGGGGGAGGAACTGACCAAGACCGGCTACGCCTATGGCGGCATCGGGTTCAACGAGGTCACCTATCCCCAGGATCACCGCAACTGCGTGAAGTGCCACAGCGCCAGCGCAACCACGCCGCAGGGCGACAACTGGTTCAACAATCCCAGCCGCTTCGCCTGCGGCGGGTGCCATGACCGCGTGGATTGGACGACTGGCGCCAACCATGCCGGAGGCGCGGCCACCTCGGATGTCAACTGCTCCAGCTGCCACGGGGCCGCGGGCGTCAAGCTCAACCACCTGCCCGTGGTGCCACCGGATCCCGCCAACATCTGGAATACGGGCGGGACCAACAACAACACCAACGCGTCGTTCGTCGGAGCGTTCCTCAACAACCTGCCTCCCGGGGCCAGCAAGGTGACCTGGGATCTGAAGAGCGTGACCCTCAACGCCGCCGCCAAGCCGGTCTTCACCTTCCGGTTCCTCAAGGATGGCGCGCCCGTGGTCTTCAACACCTACGCTGCGGGCTCCGTCACGGAGATGATGGACAACTTCGTGGGAGGCCCCAGCTTCTACATCGCCTTCTCCGTGCCCCAGGACGGCATCGCCAATCCGGCAGACTGGAACGCCACCGCCAGCACCTACCTCAAGAACATCTGGCGCGGCGACAACCTGGACATGGGCGGGGCGGCCCTGGCGGCCTCGGCCCAGGGCACCCTGAGCGCCACTCCGGATGCGAGCGGCTACTACACGCTGACCATGACCGGCGTGAACATCCCCACCAGCGCCGGGATGGTCACGGGGGGCATCGGCTACACCTACGCCCTGACGCTCACCCAGCCCCTGACCCAGACCAATGTGCCCGGATACCCCTATATCCCGCGGGTCGCGGGCTCGCCGGGAACAGGGCAGGGCGGCCTCAGCGTGCCGGCCCCCAATGTCTCGAAGGTCATCAGCGGGACCCTGCCTGCCGGTTTCCCGCTCAACGCCGGAAGCACGACCACGGGGCCCGCGAACACCGCCCGACGCACCATCGTGGCGAACGCGAAGTGCCTGGACTGCCACGGCGCCATGGGCGTGTTCACCACCAAGGCCTTCCATGCGGGCCAGCGCAACGATCCCCAGACCTGCGAGTTCTGCCACAACGGCCAGCGGGTGAACAACGGCTGGGGCGTGAACATGAAGGACTTCGTCCACGCCATCCACGGCGCGGGCAAGCGGCAGGCCAAGTTCTCCTGGGAAGCCTCCGCGGGTGATACCTACTGGAAGACCACCTATCCGGGCGTTCTGAACAACTGCGAGGCCTGCCACCTTCCCGGCACCTACGACTTCGGCCTCTCCACCAATGCGGGCGAGCTGCCGGACCTGCTCTGGACCACCGTCGCCACCGGCACGGTCCCCACGCCGGTGAATGTGGTCGTCACGGGCAGCGAGCCGATCCCCGGTGTCTACTGGTCCCCCTACGCGGCGGCCTTCGGTTCAGGCTTCGCCTTCGGGACCGGCTTCAGCTACAACGCCAACACCGGCGCCACCACCGCGGCCGCAGGCACCACCCTGGTGAACTCCCCGTATGTGGCCGCCTGCTCCAACTGCCACGACAGCTCCCTGGCCATCGCGCACATGCAGACCAACGGCGGCACCTTCTACGGCAGCCGTGCCAGCGTCACCGCCGGGGGCAAGTTCGTGCGGCAGGAGCAGTGCTTCCTCTGCCATTCCGCCGGCAAGATCGCTGATGTGCGGGTGGTCCACATGACCTTCAAATGA